The proteins below are encoded in one region of Elusimicrobiota bacterium:
- a CDS encoding CpXC domain-containing protein, with product MSYSNKQNVECSCGKEFEWDLWDSINVTTDPDLKEMMLNGLLNVVVCPYCGLLFYWERFLLYHDEKKRYLFYVYNHDCKDNRDELREKAKIDYETVKQKSDNMFLADYKIEVFFGLDELVEFIKNEEEL from the coding sequence ATGTCATACAGCAATAAGCAAAATGTTGAATGTTCCTGTGGAAAGGAATTCGAATGGGATTTATGGGATTCCATAAACGTTACTACTGACCCCGATTTAAAAGAGATGATGTTAAACGGGTTGCTGAATGTAGTCGTTTGTCCATATTGTGGGTTACTTTTCTACTGGGAAAGATTTCTATTGTATCATGATGAAAAAAAACGATATTTGTTTTATGTGTATAATCACGACTGTAAAGACAATCGCGACGAATTAAGAGAAAAAGCAAAAATCGATTACGAGACAGTTAAACAGAAATCAGACAATATGTTTTTAGCGGATTATAAAATTGAAGTATTTTTTGGGCTTGATGAATTGGTCGAGTTTATTAAAAATGAGGAGGAATTATGA
- a CDS encoding peptidylprolyl isomerase: MNQIVKNGMWKKFKIGLMIFSFTGLVFNNLCGKEKKQMKEIAVIKTDKGVIKFEFYEQDAPNTVANFKKLANAKFYDGLKFHRVVPGFVIQGGCPKGDGTGDPGYKIKAEFNKRKHLDGTVAMARAQSPDSAGCQFYICLGPQSFLDGQYTVFGQVIEGLDVVHKIQIGDIMRKVYVEKPNDKPNDKPAEKPKPKVKK; this comes from the coding sequence ATGAATCAGATAGTGAAGAATGGAATGTGGAAAAAGTTTAAAATAGGTTTGATGATTTTTAGTTTTACAGGTTTGGTTTTTAATAATCTTTGTGGAAAGGAGAAAAAGCAGATGAAAGAAATTGCTGTAATTAAAACGGATAAAGGGGTAATAAAATTTGAATTTTACGAACAAGATGCACCAAACACTGTTGCAAACTTTAAAAAGCTTGCTAATGCAAAGTTTTACGATGGTTTAAAATTCCACAGGGTTGTTCCGGGATTTGTAATTCAGGGCGGGTGTCCAAAAGGTGATGGTACCGGTGACCCGGGTTATAAGATAAAAGCAGAGTTTAACAAAAGGAAACATCTTGACGGAACTGTAGCGATGGCAAGAGCGCAATCTCCTGATTCTGCCGGATGTCAATTCTATATCTGTCTTGGTCCACAGTCGTTTTTAGATGGTCAATATACTGTTTTTGGGCAGGTTATAGAAGGACTTGATGTTGTTCATAAAATACAAATCGGTGATATAATGAGAAAGGTTTATGTTGAAAAACCAAATGACAAGCCAAATGATAAACCAGCTGAGAAACCAAAGCCTAAAGTAAAAAAATAG